The DNA region AAAAGGAGGTCTTTCTTTGGGCTGGAAAGGAAATTCTTTGTTTCAACTTAAGAGTTTCTTCTCTTGACATCAAGGTTCACGATAATGAATGTGATGTTGTTTGGCGTTTAAGGGATTTTATGGGAATCCGAAAGAAAGGAATAGAAGTGAGTCGTGGGATTTTGGGTAAATCTTTGTCTTAGATACCAATTAGAACACTTGAATGGTGGTCGTTTAAGAGCTGAACGTCAGATGGATGATTTTAAAATGGCTTTGGATGATTGCAGGCTCAATAATCTTAGGTATATTGATAGATGGTTTACCTGGGAGCGAGGAAGGTTTTTATCAACAAACATAAGGGAGAGGCTGGATCGAGGGGTTGCAACATTGAATTGGGTAAATCTTTGTCTTAGATGCCAATTAGAACACTTGAATCATTCTTTCTCAGATCACTGTCCCATCCTTTTGGATACCATGGGAAAGCAAAGGGATTTTTCGTGTCATAAAGAAAAGTCTTTTCGGTTTAAGGCCAAATGGTGTTCAGAAGATTCTTTTAAGGAGGAGATAAGAAGAAATTGGAATGATATTTCAGGAAGCGTCTCGAATAAGCTTGGAAGATTGGGTCAGCAACTTCAGAGGTGGAATAGATACAGAGCTAGAGAATATAAGAAAAACCGTGTGAATTTTGAAGAGAGAATAAATTGCCTTTATATTCAGGATCCGACAGATGAAATTTTGGCTTAAATCACATATATTCAGTTGGGCCTGAATTTAAAGGCTGATCAGGAAGAAATTTTTTGGGACCAACGTGCCCGTGTCAATTGGCTGAAAAATGGTGACAAAAATACCAGTTATTTTCATAAAGTAGTGACTCAACGTCAGCTTCGTGATCAAATCAAAGAGTTGAAAGGGAGAATGGTGAAAGAATTTCCACAAATGAAGAGATGTTCAAGATTGCTTCGGATTTCTTTGGTAAGCTGTTTTCGGCTTCGGATTTGGGTTCAGATGAACGTGTTTTTGGATTAGTGGAGAAAAGAGTTAATGATAATATGAATGATTTTCTTCTTCAACAATTTACAGAGGATATCATCCACGCTGTTAAAACAATGGCGCTGTTGAAAGCTTCTGGGATTGATAGTTTTTCAGCAATCTTCTTCCAAAGGtattggcatatttttggatctGATATCTCTAGATATTGCTTATCTGTTTTGAATGGTGATTCTGAATTAGGGGATATTAATAAAACATGCATTGTTTTGATCCCCAAAATGGATAAACTAAAAAATTTCTCACATTTTATGCCTATAAgtctttgtaatttaattttcaaaattattgcGAAAGACTTGATGAATCGTATGAGTACTATCTTGGGAAGCTGCATTAATGAAGCCCAAGGGGCTTTTATCCCAAGAAATATTTCGGATAACATGATAATCGCTTATGAGGTCCTTCATTCtttgaagatgaagaagaaaggcAAGAAGGGGAATTTTGTACTTAAATTCTACATGAGTAAAACGTATAATCATGTCGAATGGGATTTTTTGGCCGAAATGATGACTCATTTGGGATTTCATGGGATTGGATTATTCTTATTATGAGGTGTGTTTGTTCTATTTCTTATTTGGTGAGCTTTAATGGGTAGAATAGCGAGTGGTTCTCACCATCAAGAGGATTAAGGCAGGGCGATCCACTTAGCCCTTACCTTTTTCTTATTTGTGCAGAAGGCTTTTCAACTTTAATCAATGAAGCTAAGCAAAAAGGGTCTGATGAGGAGGGCTTTTGTTGGAAGGGAAAGATTTTCAATCAACCACTTATTCTTTGTGGATGATTGTATCCTATTCGGAGGTACCTCTAAAGAGGGAAAAAATGTGGTTCAAGAGATTACCAATGAGTATAAGGTGATATCAGGTCAGAGGGTGAATTCGAAAAAGTCACTGATCTATTTTGGGGCTAATGTCTATAAAAATGTCAAGGATACCATAACAAATACCTTAGGTGTAAGGGTAGTTTCAAACCCTGAGAAGTACTTAGGGTTACCTATGATGGTCGGTTGAAAGAAGAATTGGGCTTTTGGAAACTTTCTAGACCAGTTTAGGAGACGTATCACAGGATGGAGTTTACGCTACTTATATATGAGGGGAAAGGAAGTTTTTGTTAAATCGATCTTACAGTCTATTCCAGTTTATGTTATGCAATGCTTCGCTCTGCCAAAAATTTTATGTCGTAAACTTAAAGGCATTATGAACAAGTTTTGGTGGTCTAATAATAAGTCCAATAAGGGCATCCATTGGAGTAACTGGGATACGTTATGTAAACCAAAAAGTGTTGGTGGATTGggtttcaaaaatttgtttttgtttaataAAACCTTATTAGCAAAACAGGTGTGGCGTCTTTTAACCCAGCCCAATTGTCTTTTAGCCAAAGTCCTTAAAGCCCGTTACTATCCTAAATTAGACATTTTATTAGCAAAGATAGGTTCTTACCCTTCGTTTACCTGGAGGAGCATTTGCAGTGCTAGGGATCTTATTGCAAACGGAATTCTGTGGTGAATCGGTAATGGATCTTGCGTAAACATATGGAATGACCTTTGGCTACCTGGAATAGAGAAAAACAGAGTATCAGTTTATCACATATTTCTGAACTAGACGACGGTAAACTAGCTGATTGAGGAAGATTCTAATACCTGGAATAGGGAGCTGATTTTTAATATTGTTGATGATGAGCAGACAAATAGCATTCTTTCCATCCCACTTTTCGAAGCTAGGTCGGAGGATATGTTGGTCTGGAAATATGACGGTTCTGGGGATTACTCTGTAAGAAGTGGATATCAGGTACTAGTTATGGAATATCTCCAGAGCAATAATTACATCACGTCTAATTTTGAGGCTTAAAAGGATTTTTACAAGTCTTTGTGGCCTATGCACATCCCAGCAAACATTAAAATACATCTATGGAGATTGCTTAACAATTTTCTGCCTCATTACAGTAATTTGTTACAAAGAACATTGAGGGTTGATGTTACTTGTCCTCTTTGCAAGAAAGCACCAGAAGACATGGATCATCTTCTATGGTCCTGCGACATCCTTTAGAGTGTATGGACGTCCCTTCAAATCCGAACTGTTCCAACTAATAGTAGTTTGAGCTGCAAAAATCTTTTCCTTAATACTTTGTGTAGCAGATGAAAAAAACAAACATGTTATTGCTATTTCTATATGGGCCTTATGGTACAAAATAAATAAGTTGATCCATGAAGGTACTAAATTTTCTTTGCAGGATCTTTTGGGATTCATTCGTGGATATAGTCAAGAATTAAGTCTGTGTCAGGAAAAGATAGGAGTTAATATCAgccttttctttcaaaaaaaaaaaagcaatttgtATAGTTCAGATGTCGAattggatgaaaaaaaaaaagagattaagtaccaaattaagaaaataacaataattttagAACCGAACTAGATTAGCCAATTAGATTCAGAACCAGTCGGGTAATCAGTCCGGATACACTCAAAATATCAATTAGACCGAAAACAGAAAAAACCAAGATTGGACCATGACCTAAGACTGGAAAAACCGGTTGGACCGGTTTTTAAAAATCCTGGGCTAATTTAGTTTGGGGCAAGCCGGAAAATGGGCTAAACCAGCCCAATATACACCAAGGCccgagtttttttaaaaaaatttggcacAAATAatcttttaaatgaaaaagaaaaagcgatatgaagaaaaacaaaagaaacagaCTACTAAAGTCACTCAAGTGAAGTCTAAATCAAAACAAAGCTGAGAGTCTGCCCTCAGTCCTTTACTCACTTCAGCCCCCTGTACTACACACACTTTCAGGTCCACCACCCAACCTGTCGGTCGTCAGCGCTCTGCTACTTCAGATCTGCCTCTGCTTGCTGTTGCTGTAATGGCGACTGCTGCTTCACTGCCCAGCTTCagcctcttttttattttttattatttttttaagatcaAAGTAAAAGAATGATGGTAGATAGATGTTTTGAAGATCAAGGTGGGTAAAttgttttaacataaaaaaaagaagaatgatAATAGATGGAGGCATTTGtaagtggattttttttttaaagaaagtttCAATTTCTTATAGAAGGGAATAAAGTTGAAAGTTGGAACCATAAACTCTTGTTGGCATTCACTATTAACTTATTAGATATTTTGTTGCTTctctattatttattaaataacatattttattttatttaaaagatttattatacttgatttttttattttttatttttatttttataccgGTTGAATTAATTGTTAAATCGATTGAATTAATTAAATCGAAAATTGATGATATAATCAATTCGAtcattaaaaaaatgtcaaatttagatattaaattaaaaaaaatgtgccAAACTTACATACTAAACCTTTAATCAAAGAAAAGATATTAAAAATAAgctaaactataaaaaatagtcacttttgtttgcttgagattacattttagtcattttatgtttgaaatgttacgttttagtcatttatgttatcattttgttacgaagtggtcattCTACCGTTAAActtcgttacctccctaacggcagttctacgtggcagtccaaataggttttaaatgcTAACTTGGATGTCCAGCtaggatgaaaatagatttttaattaaataaatttaatttggactgtcACGTACGACATCCAAGTtaatatttaaaactcatttaaaCTACCACGTGGGACTACTATTAGGGAGGTAACAGAGCTTAAcagtagagtgatcacttcgtaataaaacaataacataagtgactaaaacgtaacatttcaaacataagtgactagaATGTAATTTGaggtaaacaaaaatgactatttttgtaatttaccctaaagTTCTCAAATCatatataaagaaaagaaattgacctTAATATTCCTTCAATGCCAAGTCAGGGTATATATATTGATGTTTGGCAATTTCAACTAATACAAGTCTCATTAAAACTAATTCAACTGTAACCTATAAAACCATTATTTACACACTAAAGGGATCAAAAGCAAACTCTACAACTGATTTGAGCTCATCCCAGTTTGCATGAGTAAAGAAATCATTATTTTCTGGACAACTTGAAAAGCTTGAAGATGACACCATTGATGAAGGTTGAGCAATGCTCAATTGCTCTGCATGCCACTGGTTTCTTCCATTCATACCACTGAACCCCGGCTTCTCATCACAGCTTTGAACAAGTGGAGAGCCAAAAGCGATGCAAGTCTCATGAATGTTGGATCCCAATCCCATGCTGCAGATAATTTGGGGGCTTGGTGTGGCAGTTGAAGTGCGGTTTGAGGCGATTTCTCTCCAATCTGGTGTGTACTTTCTATGCGATACGCTTCGCTTGAAAATTCGACATATAGTCCACACTTCCTGCAATCTCAGCAAAGTGTATGAAACATTAAAACAACTTTATCCCATGAATGAATGCTTGGTAAATACAAGATCCTCAATTGCAAACACGATTTTATagtcatttctttttttttcagcaCTGATGCACAATTCAAATGACAATAAAATCATATGTTACATCTAAAATGGTATTATAGAGTGAGCAATGAAGCAGAGCGGGATTGGATATTGCAAAATCCACAACCACCATGCTCTTCACATACTTTGCCTTTCCCTCGCCcttgaaattttaataccaccaCCTTTATAAACCTTGAATATATCTACAACCACCTCGTTTGGcctcatctttttttattttttatttttgaaatataaaCTTATACTTTACGCGTTAGaacaattataaaatagaatcaaatcattataatgtataaacaaatcataaataatttaaattaaaatccaTACATGCATATCTGCACCTAATAAAACTAAAAACCACACAATTATGCATAGTAAGACTCAATTTTTTAACACTCAAGGTTAATTATTTTAGTTCTTTCCATCAGCAtctatttacaatttaataccaTTTTCTGGTTAGAATTATAAACTACTTTAAAATGGGTTGagctataaaataataaaaaagaattatatttatatggataatagttattttattttctttaaaaaaaatttaatacacaGTTGATGCataaattttatgtattattgATAAATAATAATACGCAACctcattattaaaaaaaagtagagggcttataaataaatactaataacttTATTCAAACATAATTAAATGGCATAATACATAATCTGGTATTTAAGTTTGATACTTTTTAATGTggtacttttattattatttggtccAATGTGGTACTTATATTTGATCAAAGTTATACATTTTTGGCACTTGAAGGTAATAATGCTGTTTTTAGTGTTTGATTTGagttttaaagttgatttgatgaaaatttataacTAGTTAAATATTAGAAGTTAACTTTCATTAAATCAaccctaaaatttgaaataaatcacatacattaaactatatttgataaattaaacataaaatcaaCAACTTCGCaattaacattaatttttttctgataacaaaatcatgaaaaatttaaACCTACTAATTTTAGATTAACTTTATTTAGTCCACCCTAAAACTCGAACTAAACACTAACAAGGTAAcattgatattttaagtaataaaatatataaatttcgttAAATACATGTACCAAATTGGATAAAAAGAACATAAgtacaacaataaaaaaaaccaaattcaagtactaaatgatatattaatcctaattaaataataattaattataaatatatgttaaaatccTAAAATATAAATCCGagaccctaaaccttaaatttgaaatttattaatatttatttataatagtttaaaattaatatttaaataaaattattagtatttactataaatcttttatatttttttatttaatttaataattatatgttaGGTTATTGTTCACTAAAAGGAATTGTATTAACTACACTCCACTCCAGTCCACCTTTTAAGAAAAACGACTTCACCCACCATTATTTTTGGGGAAAAAACTAATCCCTTGGGTTTAAATGCTACGGTGGTTGAAAAAGAATATGAAGCAAAGAGAATCATAAAGCTAGTACTTGTTCTTACAGCTTCCTCTGCTGCAAGAGACTTGGGGTTGGAAAGAGTGGCGTTACTAGCGTTGATGTGGGTGGAATTGGGAAGGCGAAACTCATGCATCATCCAATCAGTTTTGGTTCCTTTGCCAGCAGTTCCACGGTAGTATACCAAGGTTTTCTTTAGGCCGATGCAGGCTGATCCTTCATTTGAATAAATAGGCTTGTCAATGCCGGTTGCTTTCCAAAATCCTGATCCCGTCGCTCTGTTTGGTCTAATGCTGTTTCTATACTTTCTTCCTCGTCTGCAGAAGAAATATGATTCAATCTCTCCCTCACGACTGCTTGCTTCTGGATTCATTTATTAATAATCAAACAAATGAAACGCATATTCCTACTgaacttcattttcttttaaaaaaatggatgctgaaatttctttttatttgatattacaagaatgttttcattttcattatatattatataaatatctcAATAAGAGACAAACCGATTTTCGTTTCATATGAACAAGATCTTGGAAACTTGGTCATTTGAAGGTTTGTTTCCATCTCTAGTTgaggttaaaaattttaaaacctatCAAATTTCTATCGTGTTTCATGGTTTCAAGGTGATTTGCTAGTACTAGGAAAAGGGTAGCTGACCTGTATACAGTTAAAATTGGCATATGAAGTATTAGGGCATAATTTAGCTAACTACAGACATTTCGATTGATTATGGAAGCCAAGATAGAGCTTAAAAcataatttcaaaaagaaaagaaaaagatataaGTATGAGATCAAAGGTGTAAGATGGGACATACTTGGGAGATCCCAGGGATCAAACTTGTAGATATCAATCTGTTTGATAAGGTCGATTTTGAGGGGTTTATTATCAACTTTTCGTTGAAGATAAAACCCTACAAGCTCTTCATCTGTAGGATGGAAACGAAACCCAGGAAGTGGAGCATCTTCTTCTTCGTCCTTGTTATCAGCACAAGCTTGGACGACGCCGTTCATCTTCTTTATTCAATCTTCTAATCCCTACAGGTTGCTGCTAAGTGGAGTATTTGAAGAAAACAAAATGATTTTAGTTTGCTTCTTAAATCTCTGGAATCAACAATGATAAAGGCTAAAATCTAGCTTTGAATATTATTGTCGAACCTTCTTAAATAATGAGAATTTGGAGTCATCTGAAATTATGTGGTTGTTCAGGTCAAGTCAATTTATTGACACTTAGGCCAAGGAGGAAAAAGTCTTTCTTACTACTTTCGAAATCCTTTATATCAGTCGTGGCAAAATAAATGTCATagttattcatataaatttttttattataaagttATTCTCATATACTTTGATTTGGTATATTACACCCCAAACATAATAAATGTCAAAGTTGACGCATCCCAAGTCCTAAAGCACTCCCTCAAATTTAGGAGATTGATTTCAGGAAATGCTTCAATATATAGCTTATAATGCTTTATAATTTGATTTGTTAGAAAATTAGTGAGACCCATAGACCAAATGTCAAATATAAGATATGGTTTTGAACATTCAAAATCATGTGAGGTGGCCACAtattgaaaaagaaaggaaagaagaaagtATAAGTCTTTGGAACATGAAAAGGTACAAGCTCTTGTTCAAAAATGGCTTGAGAGGCCTTTTAAACGGTCAAGTTGTTGCTGTTTTGGCATTTATTGTTCCATTTTGACATATGGAAAGAAAGTCGAGCTTGAATTATGCGTGCTTGAATTTTCTCTTCAAtcctatatatataattatagtaCATATTTCTAACTCGGGTGAAATGTTTTTAGGAATTggttgataaattaaaaaattaaatgttaaaaaatttaagtattgaatttgatttataaattttgcttgatacattatttaaaattgatttataaactttgtttgttatattatttaaaattaagtataatatatagttaaacaatttgataaatgtaaaatttgaaaatttaaagataaaatatctaagtgataatataatgttaaaaattaatttaattttctttttacattAAGTCATAAGTGGTTCATTATCTAATTATCATCTTTTCACTTTTTTATAGAAAATCTATACCAATTGTTTTTGATTATGAATTATTAGAtgtgttcaaaaaaaaaaaaactgaaaatattatttttaattgatttaacttTTAATGAATTATCAAACAAAGATTAATTgttaaaactaatattttaatcCTAAAGTTATAATTgtcttttcaatttatttttactctGAGGTTATCTGAAAGAAATGACATCTTATGTGTCGATTAGCTTGATATTTGTTAGGACGTACCTAATGAATAATAGTGAAATTAGAATTCaatttgaagctttaaattgaaagttaggtTAGtcccgattttagggactaaattgaataaattataaaatttgtattTGATTGTGAATGGGTTTATAACACCCCCTAACTCTTATTCGTccccgaaatagggttacagagcattaccataccATTCAGATCAAATAAGAATAGTAATcatatcatatagcatatatatcataaattaatcatattgtcccttttatAGGCTCTCGAGGCCTTAAATAtgtattagaaacaaatcgggacatagacaatttttcatgaaatttcaaaatttttccttggTTCAGggcatacacgcccgtgtggtcaagggacacgtccgtgtgacctTATGACATGCCTGTGCTTCAGGTTGTGTCCTACCCCGTGCAACTCTCTGACTTAtaacacacggccaagtcactgtgctaggtcgtgtgcctcacacgactgagacacacgttcgtgtctcTACCCGGGTGGAAATACATGAGCAttctgttttatatttttttaagttgcAAGGAACACACGGCTAAACCACACGCTCATGTGATAGTCATGTGTCTCACACAGTctaatcacacgcccgtgtgctaggctgtatgGACTCAAAAGAAGCCTTATACATCtagtttaccaaccctgcaagCTTAAACTTCAAGCAATTCAAAAAGACAATAATTCAACCAATCCAAATACATCTAATTATGTCACAACCATCAATCTAATGACTTAACTCATCCAAATTGCAAATCAATAACTCAATTCAATGTATTCAAATTAAGTTAGGATCATGTTTTAATcatgtaatattattatcatgtttatctgtatccaaacttacctatttaTCTAAACATGTATGTACAAATTATTACCAACTAATCTTTTTGAAACCAATTATCATTGTACTTATATGTTTACGCATAATCAATATGTTTTTAGATACCTCTTATGCATATTCAACTACCATTTTACCTCTCACCATTCAATCATATCAATATTATAAGGCAATCATGCAAACACCACAATACCAACACAAGctaaatacatgaaaaattttaataaaacaccTATAAACTAACATTTagacaaaataacctatacatgccattataactagaACCAAGTCATCAATAATTACCAATAAACCAagggatagtgtgatatagctctaaTAAGGTTCCAACTCgttcgagctttcgataatctgtaaagtaagtaaataaaacaaatacgtaagcaatgaatgcttagtaagctcatataatctTTAATCACGCTaaatcatttcaaatataaaatttatacatatccaAAAATAATCCAATATTGTTACCATAATACTCATAATACTATATTTATTAATTCACAAGGTAAATAAATCTATAGTATCACACATATACTCATTACCCAAGCTTAGTAAAATTTGTATATAACTTTAACTTTCCCACACTTATTCCATATAAATATCATACaagtcatatacatatcattcagcCATGGTCACAAATTAATGCATTTAACCAAAGCCTTTTACAAATTGAACACATAATAAGTCGTTCcgtaagaaattgcataatttaaaccttaccatttcaatacttcaaataaataaacatattactaTTCagtcaatagcttggcacttgcctaaacATCAAGCAACAACAATAGTTAGCGTACTTGCACAtcttacatataaattcaatattgataaacttattttctcgacatgtcaccaTATACATGCTTTTCTTGTACCaatatatcaaagataatcacatatttacatgtcactttttaatatattaaataaatataatttccatatCACGTTTCAATATATCAAGTAAATATCATTTCCAAGACAcgtttcaatatatatataccgaTAACAACCATAAGtctttcaatattaattcacacataTTTATAGatcattcatagcacattcaattttcattaaatttgctATCTCAAAtggcttttcacaatttaatacaCAATTCATATgtctcattttcatttcacatttgGTATTATCAATTACCATTCATaatatcatttcatttaattttccctattaacacgactcagactttgacggatacacggatccatccaaaacacaccagtttggcacctagtgcctcattggATAATTCAAAGAATAAGTtaacacctagtgtctcatcggctatGCTGAAGTAATTTGGCAcctagtacctcatcgaatttatccgaagtaaCAATTTGaaacccagtgtctcatcgactcgaagtcgaagtaatCCCTGAACATTtcctatcttatggcatgccaactatatccgactcagcccgatacagttaatagggtttaaaatcatttttccatttcaaccAATAGTcacttcaattcaataatcacaaatcctcaacaattcaattcaatatcataa from Gossypium hirsutum isolate 1008001.06 chromosome A04, Gossypium_hirsutum_v2.1, whole genome shotgun sequence includes:
- the LOC107948582 gene encoding transcription factor JUNGBRUNNEN 1, which translates into the protein MNGVVQACADNKDEEEDAPLPGFRFHPTDEELVGFYLQRKVDNKPLKIDLIKQIDIYKFDPWDLPKASSREGEIESYFFCRRGRKYRNSIRPNRATGSGFWKATGIDKPIYSNEGSACIGLKKTLVYYRGTAGKGTKTDWMMHEFRLPNSTHINASNATLSNPKSLAAEEAEVWTICRIFKRSVSHRKYTPDWREIASNRTSTATPSPQIICSMGLGSNIHETCIAFGSPLVQSCDEKPGFSGMNGRNQWHAEQLSIAQPSSMVSSSSFSSCPENNDFFTHANWDELKSVVEFAFDPFSV